In a single window of the Campylobacter hyointestinalis subsp. lawsonii genome:
- a CDS encoding ribonuclease HII: protein MVKICGIDEAGRGALAGELVVAGCVFKPKFIDELLTIGLNDSKKLSEKAREKIFLKLEKMSDYLVVYFRNTIIDEIGLSECLRRALKVIKNHFKECDFIYDGNCDYGVKNIKTIIKADASILQVSAASIIAKVSRDRQMRSFDKIYQSFGYAKHKGYGVKAHVEALAKYGANDLTRKSFCVKNLEKNLFDFT from the coding sequence ATGGTTAAAATTTGCGGTATAGATGAGGCTGGACGAGGTGCATTAGCTGGCGAATTAGTTGTTGCGGGATGTGTTTTTAAACCTAAATTTATAGATGAGCTCTTAACTATCGGGCTAAATGACTCAAAAAAGCTGAGCGAAAAAGCGCGCGAAAAAATCTTTTTAAAACTAGAAAAAATGAGTGATTATCTAGTGGTTTATTTTAGAAATACAATAATTGACGAAATCGGGCTTAGCGAGTGCTTAAGACGTGCTTTAAAGGTTATCAAAAATCATTTTAAAGAGTGCGATTTTATCTATGATGGAAACTGCGATTATGGTGTCAAAAATATAAAAACCATCATAAAAGCCGATGCTAGCATACTTCAAGTAAGCGCGGCAAGTATCATCGCAAAAGTCAGCCGCGATAGACAGATGAGAAGCTTTGATAAGATTTACCAAAGCTTTGGCTACGCTAAACACAAAGGGTATGGAGTGAAGGCTCACGTTGAAGCTTTAGCTAAATACGGCGCAAATGATTTGACAAGAAAGAGTTTTTGTGTGAAAAATTTGGAGAAAAATTTATTTGATTTTACTTAA
- a CDS encoding ABC transporter ATP-binding protein — translation MKELLKITHLSKKFGNLTVLDDLSLSLNAGEILTVLGQSGCGKSTLLRIIANIETPTCGDIEIFGDIVCKNGACIKSQKVAMMFQNYALFPHLNVSQNIAFALHQLPKNERQKRVTQLLNKFHIAELKDKMIDEISGGQAQRVAFARAVANKENLLLLDEPFANLDAHLKNVLRNELKMMIKQNGITAIMVTHDKFDAFLLSDKIALIDGGKIVAFGTPKELYFKPKTEKIARFLGDINVIDRSLAKVLPTKFQSWLETKNFMFRPEEIVVGDEFEAKVTNSQFLGANYHLELDFMGIKFHTFVSSTLNVNDKFKFNLA, via the coding sequence ATGAAAGAACTACTTAAAATCACGCATCTAAGTAAAAAATTTGGAAATTTGACCGTGCTAGATGATCTGAGTTTATCTTTAAATGCTGGAGAAATTCTGACTGTTTTAGGACAAAGCGGCTGTGGAAAATCCACTTTGCTTAGGATAATAGCGAACATAGAAACGCCAACTTGCGGCGATATAGAGATATTTGGGGATATCGTTTGTAAAAACGGAGCTTGTATTAAGAGCCAAAAAGTCGCGATGATGTTTCAAAACTACGCTTTATTTCCTCATCTAAACGTTTCTCAAAATATCGCATTTGCACTGCATCAACTCCCAAAAAACGAGCGACAAAAAAGAGTTACTCAGCTACTAAATAAATTTCATATCGCAGAGCTAAAAGATAAAATGATAGATGAGATCAGCGGGGGACAGGCTCAAAGGGTGGCTTTTGCAAGGGCTGTTGCAAACAAAGAAAATCTTTTACTTCTTGATGAGCCTTTTGCAAATTTAGACGCACACTTAAAAAACGTGCTTAGAAATGAGCTAAAAATGATGATAAAGCAAAACGGCATAACTGCTATAATGGTAACTCACGATAAATTTGACGCATTTTTGCTCAGCGACAAGATAGCTCTCATCGATGGTGGAAAGATAGTGGCTTTTGGGACGCCAAAGGAGCTGTATTTTAAACCAAAAACCGAGAAGATCGCTAGATTTTTAGGCGATATAAACGTTATAGATAGGTCGTTAGCTAAAGTTTTGCCGACTAAATTTCAAAGCTGGCTAGAGACGAAAAACTTTATGTTTCGCCCAGAAGAGATTGTAGTTGGCGATGAGTTTGAAGCAAAGGTGACAAACTCACAGTTTCTGGGTGCAAATTATCATTTAGAGCTTGATTTTATGGGGATTAAATTTCATACATTTGTGAGTTCTACTTTGAATGTGAATGATAAATTTAAATTTAACTTAGCATGA
- a CDS encoding DegT/DnrJ/EryC1/StrS family aminotransferase, with translation MKIDFANLGYQHNLYKDEIENALLKVARNCNFIMGEEVKELEANLEKFTGAKYAITCGSGTDALLLAMMALDIKPGDEIITTPFTFIATAEMIAFLGAEPVFVDIDEKTYNIDATKMEEKITPKTKAIIPVSLYGQPADMDVINLIAKKHNLKVIIDGAQSFGATFGGVSDSVLGDISTTSFFPAKPLGCYGDGGACFTNDEDLANKLKSLRIHGQTKRYYHKYIGLGGRLDTIQAAILNVKLSHYDKDMKLRQEVASKYTKLLQDKNVIIPYIDERASSVWAQYSVRVKYRDSLQTSLKEKGIPTAVHYPKPLHLQECFTYLGYNEGDFPVAEIVSKEIMSLPMNPYLSDEELGYIVENI, from the coding sequence ATGAAAATAGATTTCGCAAATTTAGGATACCAACATAATCTTTATAAAGATGAGATAGAAAATGCACTACTAAAAGTAGCTAGAAATTGTAATTTTATAATGGGTGAAGAGGTTAAAGAGCTTGAAGCAAATTTAGAGAAATTTACTGGAGCAAAATACGCTATCACTTGCGGATCTGGTACAGATGCTTTGCTACTTGCAATGATGGCATTAGATATCAAGCCAGGCGATGAAATAATAACCACTCCATTTACATTTATAGCTACAGCCGAGATGATAGCATTTTTGGGGGCTGAGCCTGTTTTTGTAGATATTGATGAGAAGACTTACAATATAGACGCTACTAAAATGGAAGAAAAAATCACTCCAAAAACAAAAGCGATCATTCCTGTATCTTTATATGGACAGCCGGCAGATATGGATGTTATAAATTTGATAGCTAAAAAACACAATCTTAAAGTCATTATAGATGGTGCTCAGAGTTTTGGTGCTACATTTGGCGGTGTTAGCGACTCAGTGCTTGGGGATATATCTACTACTTCATTTTTTCCAGCTAAACCGCTTGGCTGTTATGGTGATGGTGGTGCATGTTTTACTAATGATGAAGATTTAGCAAACAAGCTAAAATCCCTTAGAATTCATGGACAAACAAAGAGATATTATCATAAATATATAGGGCTTGGGGGAAGGCTTGATACAATACAAGCGGCAATTTTGAATGTAAAACTTAGCCATTATGATAAAGATATGAAACTTAGACAAGAAGTAGCCAGCAAGTATACAAAACTGCTACAAGATAAAAACGTCATAATACCATATATAGATGAGAGAGCTTCATCTGTGTGGGCTCAGTATTCTGTCAGGGTCAAGTATAGAGATAGTTTGCAAACTAGTTTGAAAGAAAAAGGCATCCCAACTGCAGTGCATTACCCAAAACCACTTCATTTGCAAGAGTGCTTTACTTATCTTGGCTATAATGAAGGTGATTTTCCAGTAGCAGAAATAGTGTCAAAAGAGATAATGAGCTTACCGATGAATCCTTATCTTAGCGATGAAGAATTAGGATATATAGTTGAGAATATATAA
- a CDS encoding Gfo/Idh/MocA family oxidoreductase — protein sequence MSKNFVLIGVGGYIAPRHMKAIKDTGNNLVAALDKNDSVGIMDSFFPQASFFTEFERFDRFVDKYHRSHDDKIDYVSIATPNYLHDSHIRFALRNNAYAICEKPLVLNPHNIDQLKIIEEESGKKVYNILQLRLHESIIALKEKISKELQEDPNKIYDIDLTYLTSRGKWYFVSWKGDESKSGGVATNIGVHFFDMLSWIFGSVEENIVHIKNEDVNAGFMKLKNANVRWFLSVNYNYIPEDVKLSGKTTFRSITVNGEEFEFSGGFTELHTRSYEHILSGDGFGLDEARNSINIVSQIRKMDPLGLKGEYHPFCKKVL from the coding sequence ATGAGTAAAAATTTTGTGCTTATAGGGGTTGGTGGTTATATAGCTCCACGTCATATGAAAGCTATAAAAGATACAGGAAATAATCTAGTTGCAGCACTTGATAAAAACGATAGTGTTGGTATCATGGATAGCTTTTTTCCACAAGCGAGTTTTTTTACAGAATTTGAAAGGTTTGACAGATTTGTAGATAAGTATCATAGATCTCATGATGATAAGATAGATTATGTAAGCATTGCTACTCCAAACTATCTCCATGATAGCCATATAAGATTTGCTCTTAGAAATAACGCTTATGCTATATGCGAAAAGCCATTAGTTTTAAATCCACACAATATAGATCAACTCAAAATCATTGAAGAAGAGAGTGGCAAAAAAGTTTATAATATACTTCAATTAAGACTCCATGAGTCTATCATAGCTCTAAAAGAAAAAATATCAAAAGAATTGCAAGAAGATCCAAATAAAATTTATGATATAGATCTTACCTATCTTACAAGTAGAGGCAAATGGTATTTTGTATCTTGGAAAGGCGATGAGAGTAAGAGTGGTGGTGTAGCTACGAATATTGGAGTTCATTTTTTTGATATGCTTTCTTGGATCTTTGGTTCTGTTGAGGAAAATATCGTTCATATAAAAAATGAAGATGTAAATGCCGGATTTATGAAGCTTAAAAATGCAAATGTCAGGTGGTTTTTATCTGTAAATTATAATTATATCCCAGAAGATGTTAAACTTAGTGGCAAAACAACATTTAGAAGCATAACTGTCAATGGTGAAGAATTTGAATTCTCCGGTGGTTTTACAGAGCTTCATACTAGAAGCTATGAGCATATATTAAGTGGCGATGGTTTTGGGCTAGACGAAGCTAGAAACTCTATAAACATAGTCTCTCAAATAAGAAAAATGGATCCACTTGGTCTAAAAGGTGAGTATCATCCGTTTTGTAAAAAGGTGCTTTGA
- a CDS encoding NAD-dependent epimerase/dehydratase family protein encodes MLNKLENARVLVIGAAGFIGGFVIRELLKEPVKEVIIYDNFTRGKIENIEDSLQDPRCFIFPYGGDVREIDILDKAMEGIDYVFHLAAMWLLHCKDFPRTAFDVNISGTFNVLEACVKHKVKKLIYSSSASVYGDAVQVPMEENHPFNNKNFYGATKIAGEAMCTAYNDRYGLEIIGLRYMNVYGPGQDQHAVYSGVVPIVLNKIDRNEAPSVNGDGSQAYDFIYVEDIARCNIAAVKSDVKFGYYNVGTEIQTTIKELCNLMLKLKKSDLKINYIPYSADDARQFVQNRIGSRQKAEKELGFKYKYSLEDGLKKLIAWREAKGIKG; translated from the coding sequence ATGTTAAATAAATTAGAAAATGCAAGAGTATTAGTGATAGGTGCTGCGGGATTTATTGGTGGGTTTGTTATAAGAGAGCTTCTTAAAGAGCCTGTAAAAGAAGTAATTATATATGATAATTTTACAAGAGGTAAAATCGAAAATATAGAAGATAGCTTACAAGATCCAAGATGTTTTATATTTCCATATGGTGGAGATGTGAGAGAGATTGACATACTAGATAAGGCAATGGAAGGTATAGACTATGTATTTCATTTAGCGGCTATGTGGTTGCTCCATTGTAAAGATTTCCCAAGAACAGCATTTGATGTGAATATATCTGGAACTTTCAATGTGCTTGAAGCTTGTGTGAAACATAAAGTTAAAAAACTTATATATAGTTCATCTGCGTCAGTATATGGAGATGCGGTTCAAGTTCCTATGGAAGAGAATCATCCATTTAACAATAAAAACTTTTATGGAGCTACAAAAATAGCAGGTGAGGCTATGTGTACTGCTTATAATGATAGATACGGTTTAGAAATTATAGGTCTTAGATATATGAATGTTTATGGTCCAGGACAAGATCAGCATGCCGTATACAGCGGTGTGGTTCCAATAGTTTTAAATAAAATAGATAGAAATGAAGCTCCTAGTGTTAATGGAGATGGAAGTCAAGCGTATGATTTTATATATGTAGAAGATATTGCTAGATGTAATATAGCAGCAGTTAAATCAGATGTAAAATTTGGATATTATAATGTAGGTACTGAGATTCAGACAACAATAAAAGAGCTTTGTAATCTGATGCTAAAGTTAAAAAAATCTGATCTAAAAATAAATTATATTCCATATAGTGCTGATGATGCTAGGCAGTTTGTACAAAATAGAATTGGTTCAAGGCAAAAAGCAGAAAAAGAGCTAGGATTTAAATATAAATATTCTTTAGAAGATGGATTAAAAAAATTGATCGCTTGGAGAGAAGCAAAAGGGATAAAAGGTTAA
- a CDS encoding DUF475 domain-containing protein: protein MKYFYSSFIVTLIGLGIAYQIGGFLAVYICFLLGILEISLSFDNAVVNAKVLSKMSKIWQDRFILYGIPIAVFGMRFLFPVLIVSVAASLGMWETFLLALNDPDTYHTALAANKNQIYIFGGAFLLMVFLSFFFEKKDIKWIKLVEDNYLIHILTKTDNMPLFIAICVGMIMTYLTQNISYTLSYFGAILLYMALSLFDEIFSANGVKSGIMGFLYLEVLDASFSFDGVIGAFAMSENIFIIMIGLGIGAMFVRSLTLFMVHKKTLESFIYLEHGAHYAILALAIIMFINIFHEISEAVTGTIGFGFILVAFLSSIYQKRKSQK from the coding sequence ATGAAATACTTTTATTCATCATTTATCGTTACTTTGATAGGGCTTGGGATAGCATATCAAATAGGTGGTTTTTTGGCGGTTTATATCTGCTTTTTACTAGGTATTTTAGAGATCAGTCTTAGCTTTGATAACGCTGTTGTCAATGCAAAAGTTTTATCTAAAATGAGTAAAATTTGGCAAGATAGATTTATACTTTATGGCATACCTATCGCTGTTTTTGGTATGAGATTTTTATTTCCAGTGCTTATAGTTTCAGTGGCCGCAAGCCTTGGTATGTGGGAAACTTTCTTACTAGCCTTAAATGATCCTGATACATATCATACTGCTTTAGCAGCAAATAAAAATCAAATTTATATCTTTGGCGGAGCATTTTTGCTTATGGTGTTTTTATCATTTTTCTTCGAGAAAAAGGATATAAAGTGGATAAAGCTAGTAGAGGATAATTATCTTATCCATATCCTTACTAAAACAGATAATATGCCATTATTCATAGCTATTTGCGTCGGTATGATCATGACGTATCTCACACAAAATATTAGCTACACATTATCATATTTTGGGGCTATTTTACTCTATATGGCATTATCGCTTTTTGATGAGATATTTAGTGCTAATGGCGTTAAAAGTGGGATAATGGGATTTTTATATCTTGAAGTTTTAGATGCTAGCTTTAGCTTTGATGGAGTTATAGGAGCGTTTGCGATGAGTGAAAATATCTTTATCATTATGATAGGTCTTGGCATAGGAGCTATGTTTGTTAGAAGCCTTACTTTATTTATGGTGCATAAAAAGACGCTTGAGAGCTTTATCTATCTTGAACACGGCGCACATTACGCTATTTTGGCGTTAGCTATCATTATGTTTATAAATATTTTTCACGAGATCAGCGAAGCAGTGACTGGAACTATCGGCTTTGGCTTTATTTTAGTTGCGTTTTTAAGCTCGATCTATCAAAAACGAAAATCGCAAAAGTAA
- a CDS encoding nucleotide sugar dehydrogenase, which produces MNKICVIGLGYVGLPLAHAFSSKYEVVGFDVASWRINELKNGYDRTLELSKGQVEEAINNNMKFTLDIDDIKDCNIYIVTVPTPIDKNKRPDLTPLIKASQTVGKVLNKDDIVIYESTVYPGATEEVCVPILEEYSNLKFNIDFFCGYSPERINPGDKKHTVTKILKVTSGSTPQIGKKVDELYASIITAGTHMAPNIKVAEAAKVIENSQRDINIAFINELAMIFNRLGIDTDAVLKAASTKWNFLQFQPGLVGGHCIGVDPYYLTHKAQEVGYNPEVILAGRRINDNMGIFVAEQVVKLMIKKGFTIVGSNVLILGITFKENCPDIRNSRVIDIINELKDFGCNIDVYDPWADKVDVKREYNINLLDKFDVSKYKSIVLAVAHNEFKALNLKTNQNIVYDIKSILNNADGRL; this is translated from the coding sequence ATGAACAAAATTTGCGTAATTGGTTTGGGGTATGTTGGGCTTCCATTAGCCCATGCTTTTTCATCAAAATATGAAGTAGTTGGTTTTGATGTGGCTAGTTGGCGTATAAATGAGCTAAAAAATGGGTATGATAGAACTCTAGAACTTTCAAAGGGGCAAGTAGAAGAAGCTATAAACAACAATATGAAATTTACTCTTGACATTGATGATATAAAAGATTGTAATATCTATATTGTGACGGTTCCTACTCCAATAGACAAAAATAAAAGACCAGATTTAACTCCTCTTATAAAAGCAAGCCAAACAGTAGGTAAAGTGCTAAATAAGGACGATATAGTAATATATGAATCTACAGTTTATCCAGGAGCTACAGAAGAAGTATGTGTTCCTATTTTAGAAGAGTATTCAAATTTGAAATTTAATATAGACTTCTTTTGTGGCTATAGTCCAGAAAGGATAAATCCGGGAGATAAAAAACATACAGTAACAAAAATACTTAAAGTAACATCTGGATCAACTCCGCAAATAGGTAAAAAAGTAGATGAACTTTATGCTTCTATAATTACTGCTGGTACTCATATGGCGCCTAATATCAAAGTAGCAGAAGCCGCAAAAGTTATAGAAAACTCTCAAAGAGATATTAATATAGCTTTTATTAATGAATTAGCTATGATATTTAATCGTCTTGGTATAGATACAGATGCGGTACTAAAAGCAGCATCTACAAAATGGAATTTTTTACAGTTTCAGCCAGGACTAGTAGGTGGTCATTGTATCGGTGTAGATCCATACTATCTTACTCATAAAGCTCAAGAAGTAGGCTATAATCCAGAAGTTATACTAGCAGGACGTCGTATAAATGATAATATGGGGATATTTGTAGCTGAACAAGTAGTTAAGCTAATGATAAAAAAAGGCTTTACTATAGTTGGCTCTAATGTTTTAATTCTTGGCATAACATTCAAAGAAAATTGCCCAGATATACGAAATAGTAGAGTTATTGATATAATAAATGAATTAAAAGACTTTGGTTGTAATATTGATGTTTATGATCCTTGGGCTGACAAAGTTGATGTAAAACGCGAATATAATATAAATTTATTAGATAAATTCGATGTATCAAAATATAAATCCATAGTTTTAGCAGTAGCTCACAATGAATTTAAAGCCCTAAATTTAAAAACAAATCAAAATATAGTTTATGATATAAAATCAATACTTAATAATGCAGATGGGAGACTTTAA
- a CDS encoding ATP-binding protein: MDILEYFYENPPKNGKFIDRKLKPSGNKILLKGGLNSGKTTILTEYLQNFKDREFLYINLDDARINELNFLLNLNDFIETKGIKALGIDGVKNDFKLQFKCENIIISTCYNSLELEGFSDFFINGFDYEEFIANYGKNYEARTLFSHFLARGNMVKTAFLQDFEITEFLQTKLRSVFKPLLISVISKLALQIHQNFNAYKIYKELKTHTKISKDKIYEAVREFEDINLICFVPHLDEKSSFKRVYFYDFGLKNVLSYEKDPKITVANMVFCELLKLQSKIYFDDKIDFYLPQKNIAIKIEPFLPPELIFLKFKKQIDHFKNLGIKKICIISNANEADNAFEGVRCVIVPFWKWAVTL; encoded by the coding sequence ATGGATATTTTAGAATACTTTTACGAAAATCCGCCTAAAAATGGTAAATTTATAGATAGAAAACTAAAACCAAGCGGAAACAAAATCCTTTTAAAAGGTGGCTTAAATAGCGGTAAAACTACGATTTTAACAGAGTATTTGCAAAACTTCAAAGACAGAGAATTTTTATATATAAACTTAGATGATGCAAGAATAAACGAACTAAATTTCTTACTAAATTTAAATGATTTTATAGAAACAAAAGGCATAAAAGCACTTGGAATAGATGGAGTAAAAAACGACTTTAAATTACAATTTAAATGTGAAAATATCATTATTTCAACTTGCTATAACTCTTTAGAGCTTGAGGGGTTTAGCGATTTTTTTATTAATGGATTTGATTATGAAGAGTTTATCGCAAATTATGGTAAAAACTACGAAGCAAGGACGCTTTTTAGCCATTTTTTAGCACGTGGAAACATGGTAAAAACAGCGTTTTTGCAAGATTTTGAAATAACTGAGTTTTTGCAAACAAAACTCAGATCTGTTTTTAAACCGCTTTTGATATCTGTGATTTCAAAACTAGCCTTGCAAATTCATCAAAATTTCAATGCTTATAAAATATATAAAGAGTTAAAAACACATACTAAAATCTCCAAAGACAAAATTTATGAAGCCGTGCGTGAATTTGAAGATATAAATTTGATATGCTTTGTACCACATCTTGATGAAAAAAGCAGTTTTAAAAGAGTGTATTTTTATGATTTTGGCTTAAAAAATGTATTAAGTTACGAAAAAGATCCAAAAATAACGGTTGCAAATATGGTCTTTTGTGAGCTTTTAAAGCTACAAAGCAAGATCTATTTTGATGATAAAATAGACTTTTATCTACCTCAAAAAAACATAGCCATAAAAATAGAACCATTTTTACCGCCCGAACTCATCTTTCTTAAATTTAAAAAACAAATAGATCATTTTAAAAATTTAGGTATTAAAAAAATTTGCATCATCAGTAATGCAAATGAAGCAGACAACGCATTTGAAGGCGTAAGATGCGTGATCGTGCCGTTTTGGAAATGGGCAGTAACACTTTGA
- the typA gene encoding translational GTPase TypA, with protein sequence MEKIRNIAVIAHVDHGKTTMVDELLKQSGTFTEHQAVGERVMDSNDIERERGITILSKNTAIRYKDHKINIIDTPGHADFGGEVERVLKMVDGVLLLVDAQEGVMPQTKFVVKKALSLGLRPIVVINKIDKPAADPDRVINEIFDLFVALDATDEQLEFPVVYAAAKNGYAKLKLDDESVDMKPLFETILAHVPEPSGKDDNPLQLQVFTLDYDNYVGKIGIARIFNGKISKNQSVMLAKADGTKTTGRISKLIGFFGLDRMDINEAKTGDIVAIAGFETLDVGDSVVDPNNPMPLDPLHIEEPTLSVVFSVNDSPLAGTEGKFVTSNKLDERLESEMKTNIAMKYENIGEGKFKVSGRGELQITILAENMRREGFEFCLGRPEVIVKEINGVKCEPYELLVIDAPDDCTGAVIEKLGKRKAEMVSMNPTGDGQTRIEFEIPARGLIGFRSQFLTDTKGEGVMNHSFLEFRPLSGSVEHRSNGALVSMENGVALAYSLFNLQDRGVLFCDPQTKVYVGMIIGEHSRPNDLDVNPIKGKNLTNVRASGSDDAIKLVPPRKHSLERALEWIEEDELVEVTPINIRIRKRYLDPTMRKRMAKSKE encoded by the coding sequence TTGGAAAAGATAAGAAATATTGCAGTTATCGCCCACGTTGATCATGGTAAAACCACAATGGTCGATGAACTCCTAAAACAATCAGGAACCTTTACCGAACATCAAGCAGTAGGTGAGAGGGTGATGGATAGCAATGATATTGAGCGTGAGCGTGGAATTACAATTCTTAGTAAAAATACAGCGATTCGTTATAAAGACCATAAAATAAACATTATAGATACTCCAGGACACGCCGATTTTGGTGGTGAAGTTGAGCGTGTTTTAAAGATGGTAGATGGGGTTTTACTTCTTGTAGATGCACAAGAAGGCGTTATGCCACAAACTAAATTTGTCGTAAAAAAAGCTCTTAGCTTAGGTCTTCGTCCGATAGTTGTTATAAACAAAATCGACAAACCAGCAGCAGATCCAGATAGGGTTATAAATGAAATTTTCGATCTATTCGTCGCACTTGACGCTACTGATGAGCAGCTAGAATTTCCTGTAGTTTATGCCGCTGCTAAAAATGGTTATGCAAAGCTTAAGCTTGATGATGAAAGCGTAGATATGAAGCCACTTTTTGAGACTATTTTAGCTCACGTTCCAGAGCCAAGCGGAAAAGACGACAATCCTCTTCAACTCCAAGTTTTCACTCTAGATTATGATAATTATGTAGGTAAAATCGGTATAGCTCGTATATTTAATGGTAAAATCAGTAAAAATCAAAGCGTAATGTTAGCTAAAGCTGATGGCACAAAAACCACCGGACGCATAAGCAAACTTATCGGATTTTTCGGACTTGATAGAATGGACATAAACGAAGCTAAAACTGGTGATATCGTGGCTATTGCAGGATTTGAGACGCTTGATGTTGGCGATAGTGTTGTTGATCCAAATAATCCTATGCCACTTGACCCACTCCATATCGAAGAGCCGACACTTAGTGTTGTATTTAGCGTAAATGACTCTCCACTTGCTGGAACAGAGGGCAAATTTGTAACTTCAAATAAACTTGATGAGCGTTTAGAGAGTGAGATGAAGACAAATATTGCTATGAAATATGAAAATATAGGTGAGGGTAAATTTAAAGTAAGTGGTCGTGGCGAATTACAGATCACAATTTTAGCTGAAAATATGCGTAGAGAGGGCTTTGAGTTCTGTCTTGGCAGACCTGAGGTGATTGTCAAAGAGATCAATGGGGTTAAGTGTGAGCCTTATGAGCTTTTAGTAATCGATGCGCCTGATGATTGTACTGGCGCCGTGATAGAAAAACTAGGCAAAAGAAAAGCTGAAATGGTGAGTATGAATCCAACAGGCGATGGTCAAACTAGGATCGAGTTTGAGATACCAGCGCGCGGGCTTATCGGCTTTAGAAGTCAGTTTTTAACTGACACCAAAGGCGAGGGCGTTATGAACCATAGCTTTTTGGAATTTCGCCCACTAAGCGGCTCAGTCGAACACAGAAGTAATGGTGCTTTAGTCAGTATGGAAAATGGCGTGGCGTTGGCATACTCACTATTTAACTTACAAGATCGTGGCGTCCTTTTTTGCGATCCACAAACTAAAGTTTATGTCGGTATGATAATAGGCGAACATAGCCGTCCAAATGACCTTGATGTCAATCCTATAAAAGGTAAAAATTTAACAAATGTTAGAGCTAGCGGAAGTGATGATGCTATCAAGCTAGTCCCACCACGCAAACATAGCTTAGAGCGTGCTTTAGAGTGGATAGAAGAAGACGAGCTTGTAGAAGTAACTCCTATAAATATTCGTATTCGCAAACGCTACCTTGATCCAACTATGAGAAAAAGAATGGCAAAATCTAAAGAATAA
- a CDS encoding acyltransferase — translation MHDYFAHESSYIDENVEIGEDTKIWHFSHILIGSKIGKNCSFGQNCVVGPKVSIGNGVKVQNNVSIYEGVEVEDDVFLGPSMVFTNVINPRAFIVRKDEFRKTLLKKGCSVGANATIVCGITIGEYALIGSGAVVNKNVKPFALMVGVPARQIGWVSIAGNTLKFDDNGVAVDKCDNTKYKLENDNLVLIKE, via the coding sequence ATGCATGATTATTTCGCCCATGAATCATCATATATAGATGAAAATGTAGAAATAGGAGAAGATACCAAAATTTGGCATTTTTCACATATTCTTATCGGCTCAAAGATAGGCAAAAATTGCTCTTTTGGACAAAATTGTGTAGTGGGTCCAAAAGTGAGTATTGGCAATGGAGTAAAAGTTCAAAATAACGTATCTATATATGAGGGCGTAGAAGTAGAAGATGATGTATTTTTAGGACCTTCTATGGTTTTTACAAATGTAATTAATCCAAGAGCATTTATAGTGCGAAAAGATGAGTTTAGAAAAACATTGCTAAAAAAAGGTTGCTCGGTTGGGGCAAATGCTACAATAGTGTGTGGTATAACTATTGGTGAGTATGCGCTTATTGGTAGCGGAGCAGTAGTTAATAAAAATGTAAAGCCATTTGCTCTTATGGTTGGGGTTCCAGCTCGCCAAATAGGCTGGGTAAGTATCGCAGGTAATACGCTTAAATTTGATGACAATGGTGTAGCTGTAGATAAATGTGATAATACAAAGTACAAGCTAGAAAATGATAATCTAGTTTTAATAAAAGAGTAA